In the Lysinibacillus sp. PLM2 genome, one interval contains:
- a CDS encoding 5'-3' exonuclease — translation MTNKPHLLVVDGMALLFRSFFATSAMGQFLRLEDGTPTNGVQGFARHVLTAQSLMKPTHLAVCWDMGMQTFRNELFDGYKANRPAPPEEMLPQFDMAKEVSEMIGWKNFGEVGMEADDTIGSMIEKWKDEANITVISGDKDLLQLLNPTTKIAFTKKGYTEYDVYTEERFKEEYNIDPHQFAYVKAFMGDSSDGYPGVKGIGPKTALQLIQNYGTIDGVLENLEMLKPAQKTKITENVEMLKLSHKLATIERNMSINADLDELQVSDYSTERFVELEQRGFRLIVKHAKSLYSFV, via the coding sequence ATGACAAACAAACCACATTTATTAGTAGTCGATGGAATGGCTCTTTTATTTCGATCATTTTTTGCAACAAGTGCAATGGGTCAATTTTTACGACTAGAGGATGGAACACCGACAAATGGTGTTCAAGGATTTGCGCGGCATGTACTTACTGCCCAAAGTTTAATGAAGCCAACCCATTTAGCTGTTTGTTGGGATATGGGGATGCAAACCTTCCGTAATGAATTATTTGATGGCTATAAGGCGAATCGTCCAGCACCGCCAGAGGAAATGCTTCCACAGTTCGATATGGCAAAAGAAGTTTCTGAAATGATTGGGTGGAAAAACTTTGGAGAAGTTGGTATGGAAGCAGATGATACAATAGGCTCAATGATTGAAAAGTGGAAAGATGAGGCTAATATTACTGTCATTAGTGGAGATAAAGACTTACTTCAACTATTAAATCCAACAACGAAAATTGCTTTTACTAAAAAAGGCTATACGGAATATGACGTTTATACTGAAGAGCGTTTTAAGGAAGAATATAATATCGATCCACATCAATTTGCTTATGTAAAAGCCTTTATGGGTGACTCGAGTGATGGGTATCCAGGGGTTAAAGGGATAGGACCAAAAACAGCGCTTCAGCTTATTCAAAACTATGGCACAATTGATGGGGTATTGGAAAACTTGGAGATGCTAAAGCCTGCTCAAAAAACGAAAATTACAGAAAACGTGGAAATGCTAAAGTTATCACATAAATTAGCAACGATTGAACGTAATATGTCAATCAACGCAGATTTGGATGAACTTCAAGTAAGTGATTATTCAACAGAACGATTCGTAGAATTGGAACAAAGAGGCTTTAGATTAATCGTAAAGCACGCAAAATCATTATATTCTTTCGTATAA
- a CDS encoding thiol reductase thioredoxin has product MEEWNRSQWEQATKNHNKVAFYLYTPMCGTCAVASKMLEVVENVVTDVPIGKANINFLEEIANEYRIESVPCLLISENGEITEKIYAFQSVQNVYEKLKK; this is encoded by the coding sequence ATGGAAGAATGGAATCGCAGCCAATGGGAACAAGCTACTAAAAATCACAATAAAGTTGCATTTTATCTTTATACACCGATGTGTGGAACGTGTGCAGTTGCATCGAAAATGCTAGAAGTCGTAGAAAATGTCGTAACAGATGTTCCTATTGGAAAGGCGAATATTAATTTTCTTGAAGAAATAGCCAACGAGTATCGTATCGAAAGTGTTCCCTGCTTATTAATAAGCGAAAACGGTGAAATAACAGAAAAAATTTATGCTTTCCAATCTGTACAAAATGTTTATGAAAAATTGAAAAAATAG
- a CDS encoding DNA primase, which produces MAVEKCIIVEGRSDMLKLAPIFAEDVQIVCTNGTISEDALIELIEPFEECKLYTFFDADKAGEKLRSLTKRIYSEAVHLLIPRTYMEVANAPSKVLAQRLREARFSVNKQYLV; this is translated from the coding sequence ATGGCTGTTGAAAAGTGTATTATTGTTGAAGGCAGGTCGGATATGTTGAAATTAGCTCCAATTTTTGCAGAGGATGTCCAAATTGTTTGTACAAATGGGACAATTAGTGAAGATGCCTTAATCGAATTGATTGAACCATTTGAGGAATGCAAACTTTACACATTCTTTGATGCTGACAAAGCAGGTGAAAAACTGAGAAGTCTTACCAAAAGAATTTACTCAGAAGCCGTACATTTATTAATCCCAAGAACTTATATGGAGGTTGCTAATGCACCGAGCAAAGTTTTGGCTCAACGTTTGAGAGAAGCTAGGTTTTCGGTGAATAAACAATATTTAGTATAG
- the yfnB gene encoding putative HAD-hydrolase YfnB, translating into MKSYKTLLFDLDDTLLDFAAAEDAALTNLFKELQIPLTEDMKDTYKLFNQGLWRAHEKGEIGRDELVNTRFSIFFEHYGKTVDGAEYEQKYRNYLKEGAQLIEGALEVVERLSQQFDLYIVTNGVKITQQNRLKRSGLLPYFQHVFVSEEVGFQKPRIEFFNYVFSYIGLTELDSTIIIGDSLSSDIKGANVAGIDSCWFNPFDKENTTDSVPTYQIKRLTDLHKILNR; encoded by the coding sequence TTGAAATCATATAAAACTTTACTATTTGATCTAGATGATACATTATTAGATTTTGCTGCAGCTGAAGACGCAGCATTGACAAATCTATTTAAAGAACTTCAAATTCCATTAACAGAAGATATGAAGGACACTTATAAATTGTTTAATCAGGGTTTGTGGAGAGCTCATGAGAAAGGTGAAATCGGGCGTGATGAGTTAGTGAATACTAGATTTTCCATCTTTTTTGAGCATTATGGAAAAACTGTAGATGGAGCAGAATATGAGCAAAAATATCGAAACTATCTAAAAGAAGGGGCTCAACTTATTGAAGGGGCTTTAGAAGTTGTTGAGCGCTTATCTCAACAATTTGATTTATATATTGTGACAAATGGTGTAAAAATAACTCAGCAAAATCGTTTGAAACGTTCTGGACTTTTACCTTACTTTCAACATGTGTTCGTCTCAGAAGAAGTTGGATTTCAAAAGCCAAGAATAGAATTTTTTAATTACGTTTTCTCGTATATCGGGCTTACTGAGTTAGATAGCACGATTATTATTGGAGATTCTTTAAGTTCAGATATTAAAGGTGCGAATGTCGCAGGAATCGATAGCTGTTGGTTTAATCCCTTTGACAAAGAAAATACAACTGACAGTGTTCCAACATATCAAATTAAGAGACTTACAGACTTACATAAGATATTAAACCGGTAA
- a CDS encoding acyl-CoA dehydrogenase, with protein MVQTTNIVKGGSFLIEDVDLNRVITPEDFTDEQKMIAKTTEEFVANDVLPVVEKLENHEFEYSIELLKKAGELGLLAADVPEEYEGLGLDKISSALIGEKMSVAGGFSLTHGAHVGIGSLPIVLFGNAEQKKKYLPKLASGELIAAYALTEPGSGSDALGAKTIAKLNDAGTHYVLNGEKQWITNAGFADVFVVYAKVDGEKFSAFIVERSFPGVSVGAEEKKMGIKSSSTRTLILQDVEVPVENLLGEVGRGHVIAFNILNIGRYKLGVGTVGGSKRALELAIQYTNQRQQFKTKLSSFNLTKEKLATMAATLYASESLNYRTVGYYDEVMSQLSEEQQNDPKAIAQAVAEYAIECSIAKVFGSETLDYIADEAVQLHGGYGFMSEYEVERIYRDSRINRIFEGTNEINRLIVPGTFMKKALKGELPLLKVAQDLQEELLMLMPEEISDEPLAQEKYLVKNAKKIGILAAGIAAQRFGTKLEQEQEVLVNIANIANQIYAMESVVIRTAKAIERDGAEKANQKILYTQIFCQEAFDEIEKEAKETILASADGDNGRIMLSALRKLTRFNPYNLILKKREASEKLIEAEKYIV; from the coding sequence ATGGTACAAACGACAAACATTGTTAAGGGTGGAAGCTTTTTAATTGAAGATGTAGATTTAAATCGTGTTATTACACCAGAGGACTTTACTGATGAACAAAAAATGATTGCGAAAACGACAGAGGAATTCGTTGCAAATGATGTCTTACCAGTAGTTGAAAAACTAGAAAATCATGAGTTTGAGTATTCTATTGAGTTATTAAAAAAAGCAGGGGAACTTGGCTTACTAGCAGCAGATGTTCCAGAAGAATATGAAGGATTAGGCTTAGATAAAATTTCATCAGCACTGATTGGTGAAAAAATGTCAGTTGCCGGAGGATTCTCATTAACACATGGCGCACATGTGGGGATTGGTTCACTGCCAATTGTTCTTTTCGGTAATGCAGAGCAAAAGAAAAAATACTTACCGAAATTAGCGAGTGGTGAGTTGATTGCTGCCTACGCATTAACGGAGCCGGGATCAGGTTCAGATGCATTAGGAGCTAAAACGATAGCAAAATTGAATGATGCAGGGACACATTACGTTTTAAATGGTGAAAAACAATGGATTACTAATGCCGGCTTTGCAGATGTATTTGTTGTATATGCAAAAGTAGATGGAGAAAAATTCAGTGCATTCATCGTTGAACGTTCATTCCCAGGTGTATCCGTTGGTGCAGAAGAAAAGAAAATGGGAATTAAATCTTCTTCTACTCGTACATTAATTTTACAAGATGTTGAAGTTCCTGTAGAAAACTTACTCGGTGAAGTAGGTAGAGGTCATGTCATTGCATTTAATATTTTAAATATTGGACGCTATAAATTGGGTGTTGGTACAGTTGGTGGATCAAAACGTGCACTAGAACTTGCCATTCAATATACAAACCAACGTCAACAATTTAAAACAAAATTATCTAGCTTTAATTTAACAAAAGAGAAGCTAGCGACAATGGCTGCAACATTGTATGCTTCAGAGTCATTAAATTACAGAACTGTTGGTTACTATGATGAAGTAATGAGCCAACTTTCTGAAGAGCAACAGAATGACCCAAAAGCTATTGCTCAAGCTGTTGCAGAATATGCAATTGAATGCTCTATTGCAAAAGTATTTGGTTCAGAAACGTTAGACTATATTGCAGATGAAGCCGTTCAATTACATGGTGGATATGGATTTATGTCTGAATATGAAGTAGAACGTATTTATCGTGATTCACGTATTAACCGAATTTTTGAAGGAACAAATGAAATTAACCGATTAATTGTACCTGGAACATTTATGAAAAAGGCATTAAAAGGGGAATTACCACTTCTTAAAGTTGCACAGGATTTACAGGAAGAATTGCTTATGTTAATGCCAGAAGAAATTAGTGATGAGCCATTAGCACAAGAAAAATACTTAGTGAAAAACGCTAAGAAGATTGGCATTTTAGCTGCAGGTATCGCTGCACAAAGATTTGGAACGAAATTAGAGCAAGAACAAGAAGTATTAGTAAACATTGCAAATATCGCAAACCAAATCTATGCAATGGAATCGGTTGTAATCCGAACAGCAAAAGCAATTGAGCGTGATGGAGCAGAAAAAGCGAATCAAAAAATCCTTTATACACAAATTTTCTGCCAAGAAGCCTTTGACGAAATTGAGAAAGAAGCAAAAGAAACAATTTTAGCTTCTGCTGATGGAGATAATGGACGTATCATGCTATCTGCGCTTCGTAAATTAACACGATTCAACCCATATAACCTTATTTTGAAGAAACGTGAAGCGTCAGAGAAATTAATAGAAGCTGAAAAATATATTGTGTAA
- a CDS encoding acetyl-CoA acetyltransferase, which yields MREAVIVAGARTPIGKAKKGSLAQMRPDDFGALVVKETLNRAGYEGPIDDLIMGCAMPEAEQGMNVARNIGALAGLPDTTPAITINRFCSSGLQSIAYAAERVMLGHSKAIIAGGVESMSMIPMTGNTIRLNPKLAEEAPQYYMSMGHTAEEVANRYNVSREDQDAFAVRSHELATKAIQEGKFKDEIVPVEVVQHYVDENHKLQKKVFTFDTDEGIRPDTSMEGLAKLRPAFHVKGSVTAGNSSQTSDGAAAVLVMDREEAEAQGLKPMAKFLGFAVGGVPPEVMGIGPIEAVPKALKIAGITKEDIDLWELNEAFASQSLQVIRHLGLDMEKVNVNGGAIALGHPLGATGAILTLKLIHELKRRGLKYGVVTMCIGGGMGAAGVFEIL from the coding sequence ATGCGTGAAGCTGTCATAGTTGCAGGTGCACGAACGCCAATTGGAAAGGCTAAAAAAGGTTCTCTTGCTCAAATGAGACCTGATGATTTCGGGGCGCTTGTTGTAAAAGAAACATTGAATAGAGCGGGCTATGAAGGGCCGATTGATGATTTAATAATGGGCTGCGCAATGCCAGAAGCAGAACAAGGAATGAATGTAGCAAGAAACATTGGTGCTTTAGCGGGATTACCTGATACAACACCTGCAATTACAATCAATCGATTCTGTTCTTCCGGCTTACAATCAATCGCTTATGCCGCTGAACGTGTGATGCTAGGCCATTCAAAAGCGATTATTGCAGGTGGTGTCGAATCGATGAGTATGATTCCGATGACTGGTAATACGATTCGATTAAACCCTAAATTAGCTGAAGAAGCACCACAGTATTATATGAGCATGGGTCATACAGCTGAAGAAGTAGCAAATCGTTATAACGTTTCAAGAGAAGATCAAGATGCTTTTGCAGTCCGCTCACATGAATTGGCAACAAAGGCTATTCAGGAAGGAAAATTCAAAGATGAAATTGTTCCTGTAGAAGTCGTTCAACATTATGTTGATGAAAATCATAAGCTTCAAAAGAAAGTATTTACCTTCGATACGGATGAAGGGATTCGACCGGATACTTCTATGGAAGGGCTAGCAAAATTACGACCAGCATTTCATGTGAAAGGCTCTGTAACTGCGGGTAATTCATCTCAAACATCTGACGGAGCTGCAGCGGTATTAGTAATGGATCGTGAAGAAGCTGAAGCACAAGGCTTAAAACCAATGGCGAAGTTTTTAGGATTCGCAGTGGGCGGTGTTCCACCAGAAGTGATGGGTATTGGTCCAATAGAAGCTGTACCAAAGGCGTTGAAAATTGCAGGAATAACAAAGGAAGATATTGATCTATGGGAGTTAAATGAGGCATTTGCTTCTCAATCATTGCAGGTTATCCGTCATTTAGGACTTGATATGGAAAAAGTAAATGTAAATGGTGGAGCGATTGCACTTGGGCATCCACTTGGCGCAACAGGTGCTATCCTTACATTAAAACTAATTCATGAATTAAAACGACGAGGGTTAAAATACGGGGTTGTTACAATGTGTATTGGTGGCGGTATGGGAGCTGCTGGCGTGTTCGAAATATTGTAG
- the yusI gene encoding hypothetical protein yields the protein MTVQFIQYPKCTTCKKAQKWLDENGINYNTIHIVEERPSKEQIKSYWELSGLPLKKFFNTSGMKYKSLGLKDKLSSMSEDEQLELLASDGMLVKRPIVTDGKKITLGFKESEFAEIWK from the coding sequence ATGACAGTTCAATTTATTCAATACCCAAAATGTACGACTTGTAAAAAAGCACAAAAATGGTTGGACGAAAACGGTATAAATTATAATACAATTCATATTGTGGAAGAAAGACCTTCTAAAGAACAGATTAAATCTTATTGGGAATTAAGTGGCTTACCCCTTAAGAAGTTTTTCAATACTTCTGGTATGAAGTATAAAAGCCTAGGCTTAAAGGATAAATTAAGTTCTATGAGTGAAGATGAACAATTAGAATTATTAGCTTCAGACGGTATGTTAGTAAAACGACCAATTGTTACAGACGGTAAAAAAATAACACTCGGATTTAAAGAGTCAGAATTTGCTGAAATTTGGAAATAA
- a CDS encoding 4-oxalocrotonate tautomerase, with product MPFVNIKITNENVTPEKKAQLISGATQLLVDVLGKNPATTVVVIEEVETDNWGIGGETVTERRKAGK from the coding sequence ATGCCATTTGTTAATATTAAAATTACAAATGAAAATGTGACACCTGAAAAAAAGGCTCAGCTTATTTCTGGAGCTACTCAGTTATTAGTAGATGTACTTGGTAAAAACCCTGCTACAACTGTGGTCGTGATTGAAGAAGTTGAAACAGACAATTGGGGAATTGGTGGAGAAACTGTTACCGAAAGAAGAAAAGCTGGCAAATAG
- a CDS encoding enoyl-CoA hydratase yields MSYNIKKVAVLGSGVMGSGIAAHLANIGIPTIILDIVPKELTKEEEAKGFTLEDKVVRNRFALSALQKLQKQKPAPLTSKKSLSLLTVGNFEDDLEKIKDVDWIIEVVVENLEVKKNLFERIDTFRKEGTIISSNTSGISVNAMAEGRTEDFQKHFLGTHFFNPPRYLKLLEVIPTEQTLPEVVQFMKTFAENVLGKGVVIGKDTPNFVANRIGTYGLLVTLREMLERGYSVGEVDSVTGPLIGRPKSATFRTLDVVGLDTFLHVAKTVYDQTTGDEQKVFDVPDIMKKMVENGWLGAKSGQGFFVKRGKDIFEIDIETLDYVPMKKLQAPSIEMAKQVKGVSNKVKALVYANDRAGELLWNIFAPTLIYSGELTGVIAENIVEIDNAMKWGFGWSQGPFEMWDAIGVKKSVEKMEQEGRVVPLFVKEMLANGFESFYTEVDGELAFYNGEQYEKIPVNEKVIDLKRYKKQHGVIKSNSGASLIDLGDGIALLEFHSKSNAIGLDIVQMLNYAIDEVEANYKGLVIGNQGKNFCVGANLGMILMEAQDDNIFELDFVIRSFQKAMRRIKYSKKPVVAAPFGMTLGGGSEVCLPASHIQASSETYMGLVEVGVGLIPGGGGNLALYEKFLMGIPNGVEIDYQAIATKVFETIALAKVSTSGEEARDNNFLSFADGISVNPDHLIYDAKQAALALYEAGYTPPVPKKIKVVGAPGYATLLLGAQGMYQSGYISEHDLKIAKKLAYVIAGGLVPYGTEVTEEYLLNLEREAFLQLVADPLSQARMQHMLVKGKPLRN; encoded by the coding sequence GTGTCTTACAACATTAAAAAAGTTGCCGTTCTTGGCTCAGGGGTGATGGGTTCTGGTATTGCAGCGCACTTAGCAAATATCGGAATTCCAACAATAATATTAGATATCGTTCCAAAAGAATTAACAAAAGAAGAGGAAGCAAAAGGTTTTACATTAGAAGACAAAGTAGTGAGGAATCGGTTTGCTCTATCAGCTCTTCAAAAATTACAAAAGCAAAAACCCGCACCTTTAACTTCGAAGAAAAGCTTAAGTTTACTGACGGTTGGGAATTTTGAAGATGACTTAGAAAAGATAAAAGATGTTGATTGGATTATTGAAGTAGTTGTTGAAAATCTAGAAGTGAAAAAGAATTTATTTGAACGAATCGATACTTTCAGAAAAGAAGGTACGATTATCAGTTCAAATACTTCGGGAATTAGCGTAAATGCTATGGCAGAGGGGCGTACAGAGGATTTCCAAAAGCATTTTTTAGGCACTCACTTCTTCAATCCACCAAGATATTTAAAATTGCTTGAGGTTATTCCTACAGAACAGACATTACCTGAAGTTGTTCAATTTATGAAAACGTTTGCGGAAAATGTTTTAGGAAAAGGAGTCGTTATAGGGAAGGACACTCCTAACTTTGTAGCAAATCGAATTGGAACATATGGTTTGCTCGTTACTCTTCGCGAAATGTTGGAAAGAGGATATTCAGTTGGTGAAGTTGACTCGGTAACTGGACCTTTAATTGGACGTCCAAAATCAGCTACCTTTAGGACATTAGACGTAGTTGGACTTGATACTTTTTTACATGTTGCAAAAACAGTTTATGATCAAACGACTGGTGATGAACAAAAAGTTTTTGATGTACCAGATATTATGAAAAAAATGGTGGAAAACGGCTGGCTAGGAGCTAAATCTGGTCAAGGATTTTTCGTTAAACGAGGTAAAGACATTTTTGAAATAGATATCGAGACTCTTGATTATGTGCCAATGAAGAAGCTGCAAGCACCTTCGATTGAAATGGCAAAACAGGTAAAGGGTGTCTCTAATAAAGTTAAAGCATTAGTATATGCAAACGACCGTGCTGGGGAATTATTATGGAATATATTTGCACCAACTCTTATTTATTCAGGAGAGCTAACAGGTGTGATTGCTGAAAATATTGTTGAAATTGATAATGCAATGAAATGGGGCTTTGGTTGGTCTCAAGGTCCATTTGAAATGTGGGATGCAATCGGCGTAAAAAAATCTGTAGAAAAAATGGAACAAGAGGGGAGAGTTGTTCCTTTATTTGTAAAAGAAATGTTGGCAAATGGTTTTGAATCATTCTATACAGAGGTTGACGGCGAACTTGCATTTTATAATGGAGAACAATATGAAAAGATTCCGGTCAATGAGAAAGTAATTGATTTGAAGCGGTATAAGAAACAACATGGGGTAATTAAGTCGAATTCAGGTGCTAGTTTAATAGATTTAGGAGACGGCATTGCACTACTTGAATTCCATTCTAAGTCTAATGCGATCGGCTTAGACATTGTTCAAATGTTAAATTACGCGATTGATGAAGTAGAGGCAAATTACAAAGGCCTTGTCATTGGCAACCAAGGAAAGAATTTCTGCGTAGGTGCAAATCTTGGAATGATTTTAATGGAAGCTCAGGATGACAACATTTTTGAATTAGATTTTGTTATTCGTTCATTCCAAAAAGCAATGAGACGAATTAAATATAGTAAGAAGCCAGTAGTGGCAGCACCTTTTGGTATGACACTTGGTGGAGGCTCAGAAGTTTGCTTGCCGGCAAGCCATATTCAAGCATCGAGCGAAACTTACATGGGGTTAGTTGAAGTAGGAGTAGGTTTAATACCAGGCGGTGGTGGAAATCTCGCATTATATGAAAAGTTCTTGATGGGAATACCGAATGGTGTAGAAATTGATTATCAAGCGATTGCAACGAAAGTATTTGAAACAATTGCCCTTGCAAAGGTTTCAACTTCTGGAGAGGAAGCTCGGGATAATAATTTCTTAAGCTTTGCAGATGGCATTTCCGTTAACCCTGATCATTTGATTTATGATGCGAAACAGGCTGCATTAGCGCTTTATGAGGCGGGATATACGCCACCAGTTCCTAAAAAGATAAAAGTGGTTGGTGCCCCAGGATATGCGACATTATTGCTCGGAGCTCAAGGAATGTATCAATCAGGCTATATTAGCGAACATGATTTGAAAATAGCGAAAAAACTAGCTTATGTCATTGCTGGTGGCTTAGTACCTTATGGAACAGAAGTGACAGAAGAATATCTCTTGAATTTAGAAAGAGAAGCATTTTTACAGCTAGTTGCAGATCCATTATCTCAAGCAAGAATGCAACATATGCTTGTGAAGGGGAAACCGTTACGTAATTAA
- the gcvH gene encoding glycine cleavage system H protein: MSTPKDLRYSEEHEWVKVEGGKVRIGITHFAQSELGDIVFVELPQVGDEIQSNEPFGSVESVKTVSELYAPITGKVVEVNSELEDSPELVNESPYEKAWMIIVEPSDISEVDQLLTPEQYEEMIVE; the protein is encoded by the coding sequence ATGAGCACACCGAAAGATTTACGCTACTCAGAAGAACACGAATGGGTGAAAGTTGAAGGTGGGAAAGTGCGAATTGGAATTACCCATTTTGCACAATCTGAACTAGGTGACATTGTTTTTGTTGAACTACCTCAAGTAGGAGATGAAATTCAATCAAACGAACCATTTGGTAGTGTTGAATCAGTTAAGACAGTTTCAGAACTTTATGCACCAATTACAGGTAAAGTTGTTGAAGTAAACTCTGAACTAGAAGATAGCCCAGAACTAGTAAATGAATCCCCATATGAAAAAGCATGGATGATCATTGTAGAACCTAGTGATATTTCTGAAGTTGACCAACTACTAACTCCAGAACAATATGAAGAAATGATTGTAGAATAA
- a CDS encoding serine/threonine protein phosphatase → MDKIFAIGDIHGNYDLLEKILSKWNEDEEQLLFLGDYIDRGPDSLKVLHKVMELAEEKNAITLSGNHEQIFLYWLKNVETSSEFYFHEKVGGIATINSLFPTTSFHEKLNTMKVTELADEVRDIFSREIKFMNELNKYYAWEPYLFVHAGIDAKVEDFKDSKDDDFYWIREEFYAVPHEAKEIVVFGHTPTVNLNEDKSHRVWVSPCQKKIGIDGGVIHEGGQLHGVVFTKNTNKLTVYAAKKNEDVFSYKMTI, encoded by the coding sequence ATGGATAAGATTTTTGCAATTGGAGACATACACGGTAATTATGATTTATTAGAAAAAATTCTATCCAAATGGAATGAAGATGAAGAGCAGCTATTATTTTTAGGGGATTACATAGACAGAGGTCCGGATAGTTTGAAAGTACTACATAAAGTAATGGAGCTAGCTGAAGAAAAGAACGCCATTACATTAAGTGGGAATCATGAACAAATTTTTTTATATTGGCTGAAAAATGTCGAAACCTCTTCAGAGTTTTACTTCCATGAAAAAGTTGGTGGTATTGCAACTATCAATAGCTTATTTCCCACAACATCCTTTCATGAAAAATTAAATACAATGAAAGTGACTGAACTTGCAGATGAGGTAAGGGATATATTTAGTCGGGAAATTAAGTTCATGAATGAATTAAATAAGTACTATGCTTGGGAACCTTATCTCTTTGTCCATGCAGGAATTGATGCAAAAGTAGAAGATTTTAAGGATTCAAAAGATGATGATTTTTATTGGATTCGAGAGGAATTTTATGCTGTACCCCACGAAGCAAAAGAAATCGTAGTATTTGGACATACGCCGACGGTAAATTTAAATGAGGATAAAAGTCATCGGGTGTGGGTATCCCCTTGTCAGAAGAAAATTGGGATTGACGGTGGGGTTATACACGAAGGTGGTCAGCTTCATGGTGTCGTCTTTACAAAAAATACAAATAAATTAACGGTCTATGCAGCTAAGAAAAATGAGGACGTATTTTCTTATAAAATGACCATTTAA
- the ydbP gene encoding thioredoxin-like protein YdbP yields the protein MEAITSVEQFNELINSDQPVIVKFFAGWCPDCTRMNMFIDPIIEEYNQYKWYEINRDDFPELAEKYQVMGIPSLLIYKNGEKLAHLHSANAKSPEQVIEFLEAQ from the coding sequence GTGGAAGCAATTACATCAGTTGAACAATTTAATGAACTTATTAACTCTGACCAACCTGTCATCGTAAAATTTTTTGCTGGATGGTGTCCAGATTGTACGCGTATGAATATGTTTATTGATCCGATTATTGAGGAATACAATCAATATAAATGGTATGAAATCAATCGTGATGATTTTCCAGAGCTAGCTGAAAAATATCAAGTGATGGGTATTCCAAGTTTATTAATTTATAAAAATGGAGAGAAATTAGCACACCTACACAGTGCCAATGCTAAATCACCAGAACAAGTTATTGAGTTTTTAGAAGCACAATAA